The following proteins are encoded in a genomic region of Saccharopolyspora antimicrobica:
- a CDS encoding dienelactone hydrolase family protein, whose translation MSAVDILLLHSVFGLRPAVHAAADRLREAGHEVHVPDLFDGRTAETVEDGMRISEEIGRDELLRRAVQVAAPLSARGLVYAGFSLGAALAQNLALADEKARGLLLLHGTSDIAENAAVDDLQVQLHVADPDPFESEDWLNSWYLQMQRAGAEVEVFRYPGAGHLYTDPSLPDHDADAARKTWNIAVDFLDSL comes from the coding sequence ATGTCCGCTGTGGACATCCTTCTGCTTCATTCAGTGTTCGGGCTGCGGCCCGCGGTGCACGCCGCCGCCGACCGGCTGCGCGAGGCCGGTCACGAGGTGCACGTCCCCGACCTGTTCGACGGGCGCACCGCGGAGACCGTCGAGGACGGCATGCGCATCAGCGAGGAGATCGGCCGCGACGAGCTGCTGCGCCGGGCGGTGCAGGTCGCCGCTCCGCTCAGCGCGCGGGGGCTGGTCTACGCCGGGTTCTCGCTGGGCGCGGCGCTGGCGCAGAACCTCGCGCTGGCCGACGAGAAGGCCCGCGGCCTGCTGCTCCTGCACGGCACCTCCGACATCGCGGAGAACGCGGCGGTCGACGACCTCCAGGTGCAGCTGCACGTGGCCGACCCCGACCCGTTCGAGTCGGAGGACTGGCTGAACTCCTGGTACCTGCAGATGCAGCGGGCCGGGGCCGAGGTGGAGGTCTTCCGCTACCCCGGTGCCGGGCACCTCTACACCGATCCCAGCCTGCCCGACCACGACGCCGACGCCGCCCGCAAGACATGGAACATCGCGGTGGACTTCCTCGACTCGCTGTGA
- the cynR gene encoding transcriptional regulator CynR — MTVELRHLRYLLAVAEHANFTRAAEELHISQPTLSQQVKQLEKALGVQLLDRTGRSVRLTDAGATYLHHAREVLRDLAAGERAVLDVQDLSRGHLRLAVTPTFTAYLVGPLTGEFRAAHPGISLDVREMTQDRIEAALLADELDLGVAFRGGHLPGIDSAALLTESLSLVVGRRHPLARRRRPLPVAEVAEQPLALLSADFATRGHIDAYFAEHRARVQVAVEANSVTALIEMIRRTDLVTVLPDAITREHPELHPISLDPGLPTRTACLLRRERAYQSAASRAFVRIARRSARDGDRT, encoded by the coding sequence GTGACCGTTGAACTGCGCCACCTCCGCTACCTGCTGGCCGTCGCCGAGCACGCGAACTTCACCCGCGCCGCCGAGGAGCTGCACATCTCCCAGCCGACGCTGTCGCAGCAGGTCAAGCAGCTGGAGAAGGCCCTGGGCGTGCAGCTGCTCGACCGGACCGGCCGCTCGGTGCGGCTGACCGACGCGGGCGCGACCTACCTGCACCACGCGCGCGAGGTGCTGCGCGATCTCGCGGCGGGGGAGCGCGCTGTGCTCGACGTGCAGGACCTGAGCCGGGGGCACCTGCGGCTGGCGGTGACACCGACCTTCACCGCTTACCTGGTCGGGCCGCTGACCGGTGAGTTCCGGGCCGCGCATCCCGGGATCAGCCTGGACGTGCGGGAGATGACGCAGGACCGGATCGAAGCAGCCCTGCTCGCCGACGAGCTCGACCTGGGCGTGGCGTTCCGCGGCGGCCACCTGCCGGGCATCGACAGCGCCGCGCTGCTGACCGAGTCGCTCAGCCTCGTCGTCGGACGGCGCCACCCGCTGGCCCGCCGCCGTCGCCCGCTGCCGGTGGCGGAGGTCGCTGAGCAGCCGTTGGCGCTGCTCAGCGCGGACTTCGCCACCCGGGGCCACATCGATGCCTACTTCGCCGAGCACCGGGCGCGGGTGCAGGTCGCGGTGGAGGCGAACTCGGTCACCGCGCTGATCGAGATGATCCGGCGCACCGACCTGGTCACCGTGCTGCCCGACGCCATCACGCGGGAGCACCCCGAGCTGCACCCGATCTCGCTGGATCCCGGCCTGCCGACCCGCACGGCCTGCCTGCTGCGCCGCGAGAGGGCTTACCAGAGCGCCGCTTCCCGGGCGTTCGTCCGCATCGCCCGGCGATCCGCGCGGGACGGCGACCGGACGTGA
- a CDS encoding carbonic anhydrase, producing MQHLADGIRRFQQGVFPAKAELFARLATEHRPRTLFIGCSDARVVPELITQQDPGELFVVRTAGNLVPAHSGGADGVAASIEYAIDALEVSDVVVCGHSSCGAMTALAERRDLSALPTTAGWLRHADASLARAAAAGGNHQVDVLVRHNVLAQLANLATHPCVARAVASGRIALHGWVFDIATGVVTEVGHDLTTPVTAA from the coding sequence ATGCAGCACCTCGCGGACGGCATCCGCCGGTTCCAGCAGGGCGTCTTCCCCGCCAAGGCCGAGCTCTTCGCCCGGCTCGCCACCGAGCACCGGCCGCGCACGCTGTTCATCGGCTGCTCCGACGCCCGCGTGGTCCCCGAGCTGATCACCCAGCAGGATCCCGGCGAGCTGTTCGTCGTCCGCACCGCGGGCAACCTCGTGCCCGCGCACTCCGGCGGGGCCGACGGTGTCGCCGCGAGCATCGAGTACGCCATCGACGCGCTGGAGGTTTCCGACGTCGTCGTCTGCGGGCATTCCTCCTGCGGCGCGATGACCGCCCTCGCCGAGCGCCGGGATCTCTCCGCGCTGCCGACCACCGCCGGGTGGTTGCGCCACGCGGATGCCTCGCTGGCGCGAGCCGCAGCCGCGGGCGGGAACCACCAGGTCGACGTGCTCGTGCGGCACAACGTGCTCGCACAACTGGCGAACCTGGCGACCCATCCCTGCGTCGCCCGCGCCGTCGCGAGCGGCCGGATCGCGCTGCACGGTTGGGTCTTCGACATCGCCACCGGCGTCGTGACCGAAGTCGGACACGACCTCACGACCCCCGTCACGGCCGCCTGA
- the cynS gene encoding cyanase, which translates to MTHAQFDPAARQQLAIAAVEAKTRKDLTWRQIADTAGYSEAFVTAALLGQHALPAPAAEAVAELLGLGADAALLLQTIPTRGSIPGGVPTDPTIYRFYEMLQVYGTTLKALVHEKFGDGIISAINFRLDVQKVADPEGGERAVITLDGKYLPTKPF; encoded by the coding sequence ATGACGCACGCCCAGTTCGACCCCGCCGCCCGCCAGCAGCTCGCGATCGCCGCTGTCGAGGCCAAGACCCGCAAGGACCTGACGTGGCGGCAGATCGCCGACACCGCCGGGTACTCCGAGGCGTTCGTGACCGCCGCGCTGCTGGGCCAGCACGCGCTGCCCGCTCCCGCCGCCGAGGCCGTCGCCGAGCTGCTGGGACTCGGTGCGGACGCGGCGCTGCTGCTGCAGACGATCCCGACCCGCGGTTCCATCCCGGGCGGCGTCCCGACCGACCCGACCATCTACCGGTTCTACGAGATGCTCCAGGTCTACGGCACGACGCTCAAGGCGCTGGTGCACGAGAAGTTCGGCGACGGCATCATCAGCGCGATCAACTTCCGGCTGGACGTGCAGAAGGTCGCCGATCCCGAGGGCGGCGAGCGCGCCGTGATCACCCTGGACGGCAAGTACCTGCCCACCAAGCCCTTCTGA
- a CDS encoding nucleoside deaminase, whose amino-acid sequence MDPIQRTIDLARRNVAEGGRPFATVIVKDGEVLAESPNQVAQTGDPTAHAEILAIREACLKAGSEHLTGTTIYVLAHPCPMCLGSLYYCSPDEVVFLTTREAYEPHYVDDRKYFELDTFYAEFAKDWRDRRLPMRHEHRDDAVEVYRDWQRRNGGERRVAGAPTA is encoded by the coding sequence GTGGACCCCATCCAGCGCACCATCGACCTGGCCCGGCGCAACGTCGCCGAGGGCGGCCGCCCGTTCGCGACCGTGATCGTCAAGGACGGCGAAGTCCTGGCCGAGAGCCCCAACCAGGTGGCGCAGACCGGCGATCCCACCGCGCACGCGGAGATCCTGGCCATCCGGGAGGCGTGCCTGAAGGCCGGCAGCGAGCACCTCACCGGCACCACCATCTACGTGCTCGCCCACCCGTGCCCGATGTGCCTGGGCTCGCTGTACTACTGCAGCCCGGACGAGGTCGTGTTCCTGACCACGCGCGAGGCCTACGAGCCGCACTACGTGGACGACCGCAAGTACTTCGAGCTCGACACCTTCTACGCGGAGTTCGCCAAGGACTGGCGCGACCGGCGGTTGCCGATGCGCCACGAGCACCGCGACGACGCCGTCGAGGTCTACCGCGACTGGCAGCGGCGCAACGGCGGTGAGCGCCGCGTCGCAGGCGCCCCGACCGCCTGA
- a CDS encoding ankyrin repeat domain-containing protein, with protein sequence MPDRRLLRAATTGDLGEVRAALAAGADAGARDSHQRTPLLLAVLSDHVDVARELVAAGADPNAQDDRRDSAFLATGVTGSVEMLRVLLPADPDFTVTNRFGGTALIPACERGHVDYVREAVRTGIDVDHVNDLGWTGLLEAVILGDGTRSYQQIVQILLDAGADPSLPDRDGVTALRHAENGGQAEIADLLRGAA encoded by the coding sequence ATGCCCGACCGACGACTCCTGCGCGCGGCCACCACCGGCGACCTCGGCGAGGTCCGCGCCGCGCTGGCGGCAGGCGCCGATGCCGGAGCCCGCGACTCACACCAGCGCACCCCGCTGCTGCTGGCCGTGCTCAGCGACCACGTCGACGTCGCCCGCGAGCTCGTCGCGGCCGGTGCCGACCCGAACGCCCAGGACGACCGCCGGGACAGCGCCTTCCTGGCCACCGGGGTGACCGGCAGCGTCGAGATGCTCCGGGTGCTGCTGCCCGCAGACCCCGACTTCACCGTGACCAACCGGTTCGGCGGCACCGCGCTCATCCCCGCCTGCGAGCGCGGCCACGTCGACTACGTCCGGGAAGCGGTGCGCACCGGGATCGACGTCGACCACGTCAACGACCTCGGCTGGACCGGGCTGCTGGAAGCCGTCATCCTCGGCGACGGCACCCGGTCCTACCAGCAGATCGTGCAGATCCTGCTGGACGCCGGAGCCGACCCGTCGCTCCCCGACCGCGACGGTGTGACGGCGCTCCGCCACGCCGAGAACGGCGGCCAGGCGGAGATCGCCGATCTGCTCCGCGGCGCCGCCTGA
- a CDS encoding VOC family protein: MSVERARLSIPAGTPCWIELVTTDIPVARGFYGALFGWEFQEHDDPREGRHVIAHRDGFPVASIRESADGRTRWRLFLATPDSAATAAAAGKLGGRIIVPRSRVPGLGVKLVLATPADDEFGLLEPDATWQFDVGLPGTLVWAELVTIKAQAADHFYGGLFGYTGEQFGTDHLSDYEVWYLGGDSVLARVCMIRDHLSPGAHAHWLVYLGVDEEVGTDEMVRTAVAHHGRVRVDPYDSSLGRVAVLRDPLGARFALVDPSQATDYGSAGNDDPYDD; encoded by the coding sequence ATGTCCGTCGAGAGGGCTCGCTTGAGCATCCCCGCCGGGACGCCCTGCTGGATCGAGCTGGTGACCACCGACATCCCCGTGGCCCGCGGGTTCTACGGTGCGCTGTTCGGCTGGGAGTTCCAGGAGCACGACGATCCGCGGGAGGGCAGGCACGTGATCGCGCACCGGGACGGGTTCCCGGTGGCCAGCATCCGCGAGTCCGCGGACGGCCGGACGCGGTGGCGGTTGTTCCTGGCCACTCCCGATAGCGCGGCGACCGCGGCCGCGGCGGGCAAGCTGGGCGGGCGGATCATCGTGCCGCGCAGCCGCGTTCCGGGGCTGGGCGTCAAGCTCGTGCTGGCCACCCCGGCCGACGACGAGTTCGGCCTGCTGGAGCCCGACGCGACGTGGCAGTTCGACGTCGGCCTGCCGGGCACCCTGGTGTGGGCGGAGCTGGTCACCATCAAGGCGCAGGCGGCCGACCACTTCTACGGCGGCCTGTTCGGCTACACCGGCGAGCAGTTCGGCACCGACCACCTCTCCGACTACGAGGTCTGGTACCTGGGCGGGGATTCGGTGCTCGCCCGCGTCTGCATGATCCGCGACCACCTCAGCCCGGGCGCCCACGCGCACTGGCTGGTCTACCTCGGCGTGGACGAGGAGGTGGGCACCGACGAGATGGTGCGCACGGCGGTCGCCCACCACGGCCGGGTGCGCGTGGACCCGTACGACTCCAGCCTCGGCCGCGTCGCGGTCCTGCGCGACCCGCTGGGCGCGCGCTTCGCCCTCGTCGACCCGTCCCAGGCCACCGACTACGGCTCGGCGGGCAACGACGATCCCTACGACGACTGA
- a CDS encoding amidohydrolase family protein — MCVDPVPPPAGHLTRRGVLAAAAVLAGTTALASAPGTAAAARRPEPRGGDLVIDGGTLLDPATGAVVEDGVVVIRDGIVRAAGARDGIEVPAGAARLDARGRWVLPGLVDAHIHFNTVDEASDAVRKGATSARSGSTNFYQDIAVRELARQVPGRAPRLKAAGVFVTPDLGDTVLADPDLTPLARLAEGVRSPEALRRVVEVNLARGADVIKTRVNERAGLPEQDPLTQVYSYEQLSEVVSAAGRRGKGVLCHSYSEQGCHDAVTAGIRSLEHGVYVGERTLHEMRRRNTFFTPTLTAMAGLAESSDPVLAERGRTYLPILKGAVRAAHELGVPLAAGTDSSGGEVDPIGREVQLMHEAGLPALDAIRTATTSAASLLGVEREAGRLAPGFSGDAVVLSGDPHQDLSVLLAPLHVVRAGQLVESA, encoded by the coding sequence ATGTGCGTTGACCCCGTTCCGCCGCCCGCCGGCCACCTCACCCGCCGAGGCGTGCTCGCCGCAGCCGCGGTCCTGGCGGGCACCACCGCGCTGGCGTCCGCGCCCGGCACGGCGGCCGCCGCCCGGCGACCGGAGCCGAGGGGCGGTGACCTGGTCATCGACGGCGGCACCTTGCTCGACCCGGCCACCGGTGCGGTCGTCGAGGACGGCGTGGTCGTCATCCGCGACGGCATCGTGCGCGCGGCGGGAGCCCGCGACGGCATCGAAGTGCCCGCGGGAGCGGCCCGCCTGGACGCGCGTGGCCGCTGGGTGCTGCCGGGGCTGGTCGACGCGCACATCCACTTCAACACCGTCGACGAGGCGAGCGACGCGGTCCGCAAGGGCGCCACCAGCGCCCGCAGCGGCTCGACGAACTTCTACCAGGACATCGCCGTGCGCGAGCTCGCCCGCCAGGTGCCCGGACGCGCACCGCGGCTGAAGGCGGCGGGCGTCTTCGTCACCCCGGACCTCGGCGACACCGTCCTCGCCGACCCCGACCTCACGCCGCTGGCGCGGCTGGCCGAGGGCGTCCGCTCGCCGGAGGCGCTGCGCCGCGTCGTCGAGGTGAATCTGGCGCGCGGTGCCGACGTGATCAAGACCCGGGTCAACGAACGCGCCGGGCTGCCCGAGCAGGACCCGCTGACCCAGGTCTACTCCTACGAGCAGCTCTCGGAGGTCGTCTCCGCGGCAGGCCGGCGCGGCAAGGGCGTGCTCTGCCACAGCTACAGCGAGCAGGGCTGCCACGACGCGGTGACCGCGGGCATCCGCTCGCTGGAGCACGGCGTGTACGTCGGTGAGCGGACGCTGCACGAGATGCGCCGCCGGAACACCTTCTTCACGCCGACGCTGACGGCCATGGCGGGCCTCGCCGAGTCCTCGGACCCGGTCCTGGCCGAGCGCGGCCGCACCTACCTGCCGATCCTGAAGGGCGCCGTGCGCGCGGCCCACGAGCTGGGAGTGCCGCTGGCGGCCGGAACCGACTCCTCCGGCGGTGAGGTCGACCCGATCGGCCGCGAGGTGCAGCTGATGCACGAAGCGGGCCTCCCGGCGCTGGACGCGATCCGCACCGCGACGACCTCCGCGGCGAGCCTGCTGGGCGTGGAGCGCGAAGCGGGCCGCCTGGCTCCGGGCTTCAGCGGCGACGCGGTGGTGCTCTCCGGCGACCCGCACCAGGACCTCTCGGTCCTGCTGGCCCCGCTCCACGTCGTGCGCGCCGGTCAGCTCGTGGAATCCGCCTGA
- a CDS encoding NCS1 family nucleobase:cation symporter-1, which produces MTATDNGSAVEAPATTSSRLYTYDLAPTKKEGRRWGAYNVFTLWGNDVHSLGNYAFAIGLFALGLNVWGILAAFVLASLLLFLLLTLSGYMGHKTGVPFPVMSRIAFGTKGAQIPAAVRGIVAIAWFGIQTYLASEVLSTLLVAMFPSMQALEETSALGLSTLGWITFLALWLVQVLIASYGMHVIRKYMAVAAPTILITMTALAIWMFVRAGGEIALSNSQPFTGGEMWLQILQGAALWVVIYGTFVLNFCDFTRSAKSRQSIIRGNLIGIPVNMLFFAVIVVVLSGAQFKLDGKVITSPTDIVQTIPNMVLLAAASLALIVLTIAVNLLANFVAPIYVLVNLFPRHLNFRKAALVSAVIGLVILPWNLYNDPVVVNYFLGGLGALLGPLFGVIMADYWLVRKTRVNVPALYSEDAHSDYHYSRGYNPKAIWAFIPSAGIAVAVALVPAFSAAAGFSWFIGAILGAVIYAAIAGRKPDASDVDGESIAVAAE; this is translated from the coding sequence ATGACCGCCACGGACAACGGCTCCGCCGTGGAGGCTCCCGCCACGACCAGCTCCCGGCTCTACACCTACGACCTGGCGCCCACGAAGAAGGAAGGGCGCCGCTGGGGCGCCTACAACGTCTTCACGCTCTGGGGCAACGACGTGCACAGCCTCGGCAACTACGCCTTCGCGATCGGGCTGTTCGCGCTCGGGTTGAACGTGTGGGGCATCCTGGCCGCCTTCGTGCTGGCCTCGCTGCTGCTGTTCCTGCTGCTGACGCTGTCCGGCTACATGGGGCACAAGACGGGTGTGCCCTTCCCGGTCATGAGCCGGATCGCCTTCGGCACCAAGGGCGCGCAGATCCCGGCGGCCGTCCGCGGCATCGTGGCCATCGCCTGGTTCGGCATCCAGACCTACCTGGCCTCCGAGGTGCTGAGCACCCTGCTGGTGGCGATGTTCCCGTCGATGCAGGCGCTGGAGGAGACCTCCGCGCTCGGGCTCTCGACGCTCGGCTGGATCACCTTCCTGGCGCTGTGGCTGGTCCAGGTGCTCATCGCCAGCTACGGCATGCACGTCATCCGCAAGTACATGGCCGTCGCGGCACCGACCATCCTGATCACGATGACCGCGCTGGCGATCTGGATGTTCGTCCGCGCCGGCGGCGAGATCGCGCTGTCGAACTCGCAGCCGTTCACCGGCGGCGAGATGTGGCTGCAGATCCTGCAGGGCGCCGCGCTGTGGGTGGTCATCTACGGGACGTTCGTGCTGAACTTCTGCGACTTCACCCGCTCGGCCAAGAGCCGCCAGTCGATCATCCGCGGCAACCTGATCGGCATCCCGGTGAACATGCTGTTCTTCGCCGTCATCGTGGTGGTGCTCAGCGGTGCGCAGTTCAAGCTCGACGGCAAGGTGATCACCAGCCCGACCGACATCGTGCAGACCATCCCCAACATGGTGCTGCTGGCCGCAGCCTCGCTCGCGCTGATCGTGCTGACCATCGCGGTGAACCTGCTGGCCAACTTCGTGGCGCCGATCTACGTGCTGGTCAACCTGTTCCCGCGGCACCTGAACTTCCGCAAGGCCGCGCTGGTGAGCGCGGTCATCGGACTGGTCATCCTGCCGTGGAACCTCTACAACGACCCGGTCGTGGTGAACTACTTCCTGGGCGGCCTCGGCGCGCTGCTCGGCCCGCTGTTCGGCGTGATCATGGCCGACTACTGGCTGGTCCGGAAGACCCGGGTGAACGTCCCGGCCCTCTACAGCGAGGACGCGCACTCCGACTACCACTACAGCCGCGGGTACAACCCGAAGGCGATCTGGGCGTTCATCCCGTCCGCGGGGATCGCGGTGGCGGTGGCGCTGGTCCCCGCGTTCAGCGCGGCGGCCGGGTTCTCCTGGTTCATCGGCGCGATCCTCGGCGCCGTCATCTACGCCGCGATCGCCGGCCGCAAGCCCGACGCCTCCGATGTGGACGGTGAGTCGATCGCGGTGGCCGCCGAGTGA
- a CDS encoding aspartate/glutamate racemase family protein: MRILVVNVNTTAAITEAIGEQAAGAASPGTEIVALTPAFGAESVEGNYESYLAAIAVMETVRAYPEPFDAIIQAGYGEHGREGLQELFDVPVVDITEAAASTAQFLGRTYSVVTSLDRTVPLIEERLHVGGLSARCASVRASGMAVLDLERDPDAAVEAIAEQAARAVEDDRAEVICLGCGGMSGLAERVVERTGVPVVDGVTAAVTIAESLVRLGLSTSKVRTYAAPRPKRVLNWPPKLG; encoded by the coding sequence ATGCGCATTCTGGTCGTGAACGTCAACACCACCGCCGCCATCACCGAGGCCATCGGTGAGCAGGCCGCCGGTGCGGCGTCTCCCGGCACCGAGATCGTGGCCCTCACCCCGGCCTTCGGCGCCGAGTCGGTGGAGGGCAACTACGAGAGCTACCTGGCCGCGATCGCGGTGATGGAGACGGTGCGGGCCTACCCGGAGCCGTTCGACGCCATCATCCAGGCCGGCTACGGCGAGCACGGCCGGGAGGGGCTGCAGGAGCTGTTCGACGTCCCGGTCGTGGACATCACCGAAGCCGCCGCGAGCACCGCGCAGTTCCTCGGCCGCACCTACTCGGTGGTGACCAGCCTGGACCGCACGGTCCCGCTGATCGAGGAACGGCTGCACGTCGGCGGGCTCAGCGCGCGCTGCGCGTCCGTGCGGGCCAGCGGCATGGCCGTGCTGGACCTCGAACGCGATCCGGACGCCGCGGTGGAGGCGATCGCCGAGCAGGCGGCGCGCGCCGTCGAGGACGACCGGGCGGAGGTCATCTGCCTGGGCTGCGGCGGCATGTCCGGGCTCGCCGAGCGCGTGGTCGAGCGCACCGGGGTACCCGTCGTGGACGGGGTGACCGCCGCGGTGACCATCGCCGAATCGCTCGTGCGCCTGGGCCTGAGCACCTCGAAGGTCCGCACCTACGCCGCGCCGCGGCCGAAGCGGGTGCTGAACTGGCCGCCGAAGCTGGGCTGA
- a CDS encoding nucleoside deaminase, giving the protein MDEPQTISEQDRSHLRRCVDLAREALEDGDEPFGSVLVDATGSVRFEDRNRVKGGDATRHPEFEIARWAAANLSPAERGESTVYTSGEHCPMCSAAHAWVGLGRIVYATSSEQLTAWHREWELPAGPVAALPVNAVAPEIPVAGPAPELADEVRGLHARLHGIGR; this is encoded by the coding sequence ATGGACGAACCGCAGACCATCAGCGAGCAGGACCGATCGCACCTGCGGCGGTGCGTCGACCTCGCCCGCGAAGCGCTGGAGGACGGCGACGAGCCGTTCGGCTCGGTGCTCGTCGACGCGACCGGCTCGGTGCGCTTCGAAGACCGCAACCGGGTCAAGGGCGGCGACGCCACCCGGCACCCCGAGTTCGAGATCGCGCGCTGGGCGGCGGCGAACCTCTCCCCCGCCGAGCGCGGCGAGAGCACCGTCTACACCTCCGGCGAGCACTGCCCGATGTGCAGCGCCGCGCACGCCTGGGTCGGGCTCGGCCGCATCGTCTACGCGACGAGCAGCGAGCAGCTGACCGCCTGGCACCGCGAGTGGGAGCTGCCCGCCGGGCCGGTGGCGGCGCTGCCGGTCAACGCGGTCGCGCCGGAGATCCCGGTCGCCGGACCGGCCCCGGAGCTGGCCGACGAGGTCCGCGGGCTGCACGCCCGCCTGCACGGCATCGGCCGGTAG
- a CDS encoding GntR family transcriptional regulator translates to MTQAGSFEPESERVMRQLRDEILGGIRAPGSRLVERDLAAELGVSRLPVRDALRSLVAEGLVTPRPRSWAVVREFTASDVADLNEVRGAFEALTFKLAAQRRTKDGLARLREVLDTELAAARAGDEVRARRAAADFHEVVTSLAANELLSELERVMSGRMRWLLGQHDDLTAIAEQHEGLYSAIADRDVVRVERLIAEHLAAGQGMAAERQRAAES, encoded by the coding sequence ATGACACAGGCAGGGAGCTTCGAGCCGGAGTCGGAGCGGGTGATGCGGCAGCTCCGCGACGAGATCCTCGGCGGGATCCGGGCTCCGGGCAGCAGGCTCGTCGAGCGCGACCTGGCGGCCGAGCTGGGGGTGAGCAGGCTCCCGGTGCGCGATGCGCTGCGGTCGCTGGTGGCCGAGGGGCTGGTGACGCCCCGGCCGCGCAGCTGGGCGGTGGTCCGCGAGTTCACCGCCTCCGACGTCGCCGATCTCAACGAGGTGCGCGGGGCGTTCGAAGCGCTGACCTTCAAGCTGGCCGCGCAGCGCCGGACCAAGGACGGCCTGGCCCGGCTCCGCGAGGTCCTGGACACCGAGCTGGCCGCGGCGCGCGCGGGCGATGAGGTGCGGGCGCGCCGCGCGGCGGCCGACTTCCACGAGGTGGTGACCTCGCTGGCGGCCAACGAGCTGCTCAGCGAGCTGGAGCGGGTCATGAGCGGGCGGATGCGCTGGCTGCTCGGCCAGCACGACGACCTGACCGCGATCGCCGAGCAGCACGAAGGTCTCTACTCGGCGATCGCGGACCGGGACGTGGTGCGGGTGGAGCGGCTGATCGCCGAGCACCTCGCCGCGGGCCAGGGCATGGCCGCCGAGCGCCAGCGCGCGGCGGAGTCCTGA
- a CDS encoding plasmid stabilization protein — translation MPQRSWNAKQERQYEHIKEQTRERGSSEGRASEIAARTVNKDRAQQGQTKQSSRTSTKDISPQRRGGLRSGKRQGPGGRTKQQLYEDARRAGVKGRSKMTKAELEKAVSRS, via the coding sequence ATGCCGCAGCGAAGCTGGAACGCCAAGCAGGAACGGCAGTACGAGCACATCAAGGAGCAGACTCGCGAACGGGGCTCGAGCGAGGGCCGGGCGAGCGAGATCGCCGCTCGCACGGTCAACAAGGACCGGGCCCAGCAGGGCCAGACCAAGCAGAGCAGCCGGACCTCCACCAAGGACATCTCGCCGCAGCGGCGCGGTGGCCTGCGGTCGGGCAAGCGCCAGGGCCCGGGCGGGCGCACCAAGCAGCAGCTCTACGAAGACGCCCGCCGGGCGGGTGTCAAGGGCCGCTCCAAGATGACCAAGGCCGAGCTGGAGAAGGCGGTGAGCCGCAGCTAG
- a CDS encoding MFS transporter: MWTKAGSGARSPPPIGNTVEWFDFGVYSYIAVVIGQVFFSPTSPTAQLLSTFAAFAVAFLVRPLGGFFFGPLGDRIGRRTVLAITMVTMALGTVTIGLIPSYATIGIWAPVLLLVARLVQGFSTGGEYGGAATFSSTMPPTLPALFPTDVRYGAVSVGFNISVALFGGTTPLIAEALVAATGMPPVPAFLLVVAGVVGLVAVWAIKEPAGRALPGSKPTATDRQEARERAERSARRTEPRCTRRRRG; this comes from the coding sequence TTGTGGACGAAGGCCGGGTCGGGCGCGCGGTCGCCGCCGCCGATCGGCAACACCGTGGAGTGGTTCGACTTCGGCGTCTACAGCTACATCGCGGTGGTCATCGGCCAGGTGTTCTTCTCGCCCACCAGCCCGACCGCGCAGCTGCTGTCCACCTTCGCGGCCTTCGCGGTGGCGTTCCTGGTGCGGCCGCTGGGCGGGTTCTTCTTCGGGCCGCTGGGCGACCGCATCGGCAGGCGGACGGTGCTGGCCATCACGATGGTGACGATGGCGCTGGGCACCGTGACGATCGGGCTGATCCCGAGCTACGCGACCATCGGCATCTGGGCACCGGTGCTGCTGCTGGTGGCGCGGCTGGTGCAGGGCTTCTCCACGGGCGGGGAGTACGGCGGCGCGGCCACCTTTAGCAGCACCATGCCCCCGACGCTGCCCGCGCTGTTCCCGACCGATGTCCGCTACGGCGCGGTGTCGGTCGGGTTCAACATCTCCGTCGCGCTCTTCGGCGGCACCACCCCGCTGATCGCGGAAGCCCTGGTGGCCGCCACCGGGATGCCGCCGGTGCCGGCGTTCCTGCTGGTGGTCGCGGGCGTGGTCGGCCTGGTGGCGGTGTGGGCCATCAAGGAGCCGGCCGGGCGTGCGCTGCCGGGTTCCAAACCCACCGCGACCGACCGGCAGGAGGCCCGCGAACGCGCCGAGAGGAGCGCGAGGCGGACTGAACCCCGGTGTACTCGCCGTCGCCGCGGGTAG